In the Coffea eugenioides isolate CCC68of unplaced genomic scaffold, Ceug_1.0 ScVebR1_99;HRSCAF=462, whole genome shotgun sequence genome, one interval contains:
- the LOC113759210 gene encoding uncharacterized protein LOC113759210 encodes MEQERTNALREQLQGVNQHLTNVVREVKDRSGGIINECETLIQGVIGANAQVVAPGGDTPSEGSGKQSGVGRGAQSRGAPTRRSQRGGFQRGSSSASRGPCGYCGKPNHTEDNYWKKEGKCLRCGSADHQLATCPILKQDGKGSQTPPKSNSGPAKMDGKKPKVSARVYSLEPQQVPDSSEVVEGTIPIFHRFAKVLVDPGATHSFVNPNFMFSIDIKSASLPYDLEVSMPTGDHCLITSMVYKDCEVWVGERKLLGNLISLSIKGYDVILGMDWLARYNAQLDCKKKVVEFRIPGETTLRLDIRGRLASSALISGSRGLLEIRSLTGVLPIVD; translated from the exons ATGGAGCAGGAACGAACTAATGCTCTTAGAGAGCAGTTGCAAGGAGTCAACCAGCACCTTACTAATGTCGTCCGGGAGGTTAAAGACCGTTCAGGAGGCATTATTAATGAGTGTGAGACGCTGATCCAAGGTGTGATTGGCGCAAATGCGCAGGTAGTGGCTCCTGGTGGCGATACACCTAGTGAGGGGA gTGGAAAGCAGTCGGGCGTAGGTAGAGGGGCTCAGTCAAGAGGTGCCCCAACTAGAAGAAGCCAGAGAGGAGGTTTCCAGAGAGGTTCGAGTTCGGCATCCCGTGGACCCTGTGGGTATTGCGGAAAGCCGAACCACACAGAGGACAACTACTGGAAGAAGGAAGGAAagtgtctgcgttgcggaagtgcagaccaccagcttgccACCTGCCCGATTCTAAAgcaagatggaaaggggagtcaaACGCCGCCGAAGTCCAATTCTGGACCAGCTAAGATGGACGGGAAGAAACCCAAGGTGTCGGCTCGAGTGTACTCATtagagccacaacaggtccctgACTCTtccgaggtcgtagaaggtacgatccctatatTCCATCGATTTGCGAAGGTCTTAGTAgatcctggtgccacccattcctttgttaaccccaaTTTTATGTTTAGTATTGATATAAAATCTGCTAGTCTaccttatgacctagaagttagtatgCCTACTGGGGACCATTGTCTGATTACCAGTATGGTTTACAAGGACTGTgaagtttgggtaggagagagaaaattgcTAGGAAATTTGATAAGCCTGTCCATTAAAGGGTACGACGTGATTTTAGgcatggactggctagccaggTATAATGCTCAATTAGATTGTAAGAAGAAGGTGGTAGAGTTTCGCATTCCTGGGGAGACGACTttaaggttagatataaggggaaggttagcctcatctgcctTGATCTCGg GGAGCCGTGGTCTTCTCGAAATTAGATCTTTGACAGGGGTATTACCAATTGTTGATTAG